The genomic DNA GGTGCCGATGCCGATTCGGCTAGGTCTTATAGTATGCCGGTAGGCGCTCACTTGAACGTCGAGAACGGCGTGAAGGTGAAAGCCGGCCACATTCTGGCGAAGATTCCGCGGGCCGTGGGCAAAACCCGTGACATCACGGGCGGCCTACCCCGCGTTGTGGAGCTCTTCGAAGCGCGTAACCCGTCGAACCCGGCCGTTGTGTCGGAAATCGATGGGGTAGTAACCTACGGTTCGGTAAAACGTGGCAACCGCGAAATCTTCGTGGAGTCGAAAGACGGCGTGAAGCGGAAGTACATGGTGCCACTTTCGAAGTTCATCCTCGTGCAGGACAACGACTTCGTACGGGCCGGTTCGCCGCTCTCTGACGGTGCCATCACCCCGAGCGATATCCTGAATATTCAGGGTCCCAGCTCGGTGCAGCAGTACCTCGTGAACGAGATTCAGGAGGTGTACCGCTTGCAGGGTGTGAAAATCAACGACAAGCACATTGAAGTTATCGTCCGCCAGATGATGCAGAAAGTGCTTGTGATGGACGCCGGCGACACCAGCTTCCTCGAAAATCAGCTCGTAGATAAGGTGCTGCTGATGGAAGAGAACGACATCGTTATCGACATGAAAGTCGTGACTGATGCTGGTGATTCTTCGGAATTCCGTCCGGGTCAGATTATCTCCTCTCGTAAGCTGCGCGACGAAAACTCGTCGCTCCGCCGTCGCGACCTTAAACTCGCGGAAGTGCGTGACGCTCAGCCCGCCGTATCGCGTCCTACCCTCCAGGGTATCACGCAGGCTTCGTTGGGTACGGCTTCGTTCATCTCGGCCGCTTCCTTCCAGGAAACGACCAAGGTGCTGAGCGAGGCCGCCATCCGTGGCAAAGCCGACGAGCTGTTGGGCTTGAAGGAGAACGTAATCGTTGGTCACCTCATCCCCGCCGGTACTGGCTTGCGCGAGTATCAAGGTATCGAGGTATCTTCGAAAGAGGACCATGCTACCCGCCAGGCCGCTCAGGCTGCCGAGCAGGCCGTGGTCCCTGCCAAGCGTCCCTCGCGCGCCAAGCGTGAGACGACCGTGCAGGAATAAGGATTGATGTAAGTTTGTAAAAGCAAAACCCCCGGTTAGCGTGGAGCTGGCCGGGGGTTTTTGTTTTAACAGCACACTAAATTGAAAATTTAATGAAAATTTTATACTTATAATTTTTGCTGTTATCTAGAATCTCAGCAGTTAGTGCTCAAAAGGCACAGTTTAAAATAGGAAAGACTTATAATGAATCAGTAGATTCTGTTGATGTTCCTCAACATATAGTTGCATCGCTACACAAATTAGTGTCGAATGCAAAAGATATTTCTTGGGGACATCTTTTTTGTACTAAATGTCCTAAGGATGGAACATATAGTTACTATCAAGCTGAATTCTACCAAAGTGATGAGCAAGGGAGTATAACATTTAATGAAAATTCTCAACCTGTTGCATTCATCTTAAAGGTTGAGTTGGCAAAAGTACCGATTGAAGTGCAGGACGCAATTGGTAAAAGAGTTAAAAAACCAGAGCAAAATTTTCAAAAAATTAACTTAGAAATTACTTCATTTAATATTAAAGAAAAGTTGCTTTACAAGGTTGCCTTCTATATTCCGACTGAGGACAAAAAACATTGGACACAGTACGATGAGCTTGTCTTTAATAAAGTAGGCAGCGTTACCAAATTGAAAGCCATCGAATAAAATGCAACCTACCCAACCCCAAAACCCCGACCCCACCGCCCTCAATATAGAGTTGAGCGAAGCCATTGCCGAAGGCGAATACGCTAACTTGGCCCTGATTGCGCACAGCTCCAGCGAATTCGTAGTGGACTTTATTCGTATGATGCCTGGTGCTCCAAAGGCTAAAGTAAAGGCGCGGGTTATCCTTACGCCTGAACATGCTAAACGCCTGCTGTCGGCGCTAGAGGAGAATATCCAGCGCTATGAGCAGAGCTACGGCTCCATCAAACTGCACCAAGAAACCCCGGCCTACCCCATGAATTTTGGGGGAGCGGTAGGGGAGGCGTAGGCCAGGCGCGTAAGGTGCACTACCAGCCAGACAATTAAGTTTTTCAGCGAGTTTGCTATTGCCAAACTATTTTCTTACCTTTGCAGGCCTGAAAATTTGGGAGCAAACGGCTCTCGTTCAACCAATCGCTAAATGCCAACCATCAACCAACTAGTACGGAAAGGTCGTGAGGCTCTGACTACCAAGTCAAAGTCGCCCGCTCTTGATTCGTGCCCGCAGCGTCGGGGCGTATGCACTCGCGTGTATACCACCACGCCTAAGAAGCCGAACTCGGCTATGCGCAAAGTGGCCCGTGTGCGCCTTACCAATGGTAAGGAAGTAAACGCGTACATTCCCGGTGAAGGCCACAACCTCCAGGAGCACAGCATCGTGCTTATTCGCGGAGGCCGGGTAAAAGACTTGCCAGGTGTTCGTTACCACATCATTCGTGGTGCGCTAGACACGGCAGGCGTAAGCGGCCGCTTGCAGCGTCGCTCGAAGTACGGTGCTAAGCGTCCGAAGCCAGGCCAGCCCGCCGCAGCGGCCGGCAAAGGTGGCAAAGGCGCACCCGCTAAGAAGAAGTAATTTATTAGTTGTCAGTTGCTAGATGAGAAGGGGGTAGGGAGGCTCAGCATCCCTACTTCCCTCCCGACTAGCAGCTAACAACTGACAACTAAATAAACCATGCGCAAGTCAAAACCCAAAAAGCGTATTCTCCTGCCGGACCCCAAGTTCAAGGAGACGCTCGTAACCCGCTTCGTCAATTATATGATGTATGACGGGAAGAAAAACCTGGCCTACACCATTTTCTACGATGCCGTAGAGCAGGTGGAAAGCCGCACCAAGGAAAGCGGCCTCGAAATGTGGCGCAAAGCGTTGAACAACGTGATGCCTACCGTAGAGGTAAAGAGCCGTCGTGTGGGTGGCGCTACCTTCCAAGTGCCGATTGAAGTGCGCGCCGACCGCCGCATTGCGGTTGGTTCGAAGTGGCTGATTCAGTACGCTCGTCGCCGTGGGGAAAAAACCATGAAAGATAAGCTAGCTGGCGAAATCATTGCTGCTGCTAAAGGTGAAGGTGCTGCCGTTAAGAAAAAGGATGACACCCATCGCATGGCCGAAGCCAACAAAGCTTTCTCGCACTTCCGTTTCTAATACATCGGGCGTTTAGCGGGTTGATGAGTTTAGATTGAATGTTTAGCCAGTTTTGGTTGTCTTCTCTCCTAAACTCATCAACCCGCTAACGCGCTAATTAACCCACCGTAATGGCAGTCAACAAAGAGCTACAATACCTGCGCAATATTGGCATCATGGCCCACATTGACGCGGGCAAGACGACCACTTCGGAGCGCATTCTGTACTACACCGGCAAAACTCATAAAATTGGGGAGGTGCACGACGGAGCTGCTACGATGGACTGGATGGAGCAGGAGCAGGAGCGTGGTATCACTATCACCTCGGCCGCTACGACCACTTTCTGGAACTACCCCACTGATGCGCAAGGCAATTCGATTCCCGACACTCACCAGTACAAAATCAACCTCATTGATACCCCCGGTCACGTTGACTTTACAGTAGAAGTGGAGCGCTCGTTGCGCGTGTTGGACGGTGCCGTGGCCTTGTTCTGCGCCGTATCGGGGGTAGAGCCGCAGTCGGAGACTGTATGGCGTCAGGCTGATAAGTATAGCGTTCCGCGCATTTGCTTCGTCAACAAGATGGACCGTGCCGGCGCTGACTTCTTCAAGGCTGTAGCCGAAATTAAGGAGAAACTAGGCGCTAATCCCGTGCCGCTGCAAATTCCCATTGGTGCTGAAGACACGTTCAAAGGTGTAGTTGACCTGCTCACTGGCAAAGCCATTGTGTGGGACGACGCCACCGAAGGCAAGTCGTACAACGAAGTTCCGGTGCCCGAAGACCTCGTGGACACGGTAGCTGAGTGGCGCGAAAAGCTCATTGAGAGCGTTGCCGAATACGATGATACTTTGATGGAAAAATTCTTCGAGGACCCGGAAAGCATTACCCGCGAGGAGATGATGGTCGTTATCCGCAAAGCGGTAATCGACATGAAGTTCTCGCCCGTACTGTGCGGCTCGGCCTTCAAGAACAAGGGTGTGCAGACGATGTTGGACGCCGTAATGGCCTACCTCCCATCGCCACTCGACATGCCCGCCGTCATCGGTACCAATCCCGATAATGGTGCGGAAGTAGAGCGTCACCCCGACAACTCGGAGCCGTTCACTGCCTTGGCGTTCAAGATTGCTACCGACCCTTACGTGGGCCGTCTATGCTTCTTCCGTTGCTACTCGGGCGTGCTGAACGGCGGTTCGTATGTGCTGAACAACCGCACCGGCAAGAAGGAGCGCATCTCGCGCCTTATGCAGATGCACTCCAACAAGCAGAACCAAATCGACAGCATCCAGGCTGGCGATATTGCGGCTGGTGTGGGTTTCAAAGACATCAAAACTGGTGACACGCTGACCGACGAGAAATCGCCGCTCGTGTTAGAGTCGATGTCGTTTCCTGAGCCGGTAATCGGCTACGCTATTGAGCCAAAAACGCAGGCCGACGTTGACAAAATGGGCATGGCAATCGCCAAGCTCATCGAGGAAGACCCGACCCTGCGCGTTAATACCGACACCGAGACTGGCCAGACCATCCTCCGTGGTATGGGTGAGTTGCACTTGGAAATCATTATTGACCGCATGCGTCGTGAATTCAAGGTTGAAATCAACCAGGGTGCCCCACAGGTAGCCTACAAGGAGATTTTGACCAAGAAAGTTGACCACCGTGAAACCTACAAGAAGCAAACCGGTGGCCGTGGTAAATTTGGCGATATCGAGTTTGAACTTGGCCCGAAAGAGACCGAGCCCGAAAAGCCCGGCTTCGAATTCGACAATGCCATTGTAGGTGGTGTAATTCCGCGTGAATTTATTGCCCCTATCCAAAAAGGCTTTGAGGAAGCGATGAAGCAGGGCCCGCTGGCTGGCTTCCCGATTGAAGGCATGAAGGTGAAGCTGTATCACGGCTCTTTCCACGACGTTGACTCGGACGCTCTGTCGTTCGAACTCGCCGCCCGTGGTGGTTTCCGCGAAGCAGCTCGCAAAGCCGGCCCAAAGTTGCTTGAGCCTATAATGGCTGTTGAAGTAGTTTGCCCCGACGAGTACACCGGCCCGGTAACGGGTGACCTGAACCGCCGCCGTGGCCTGATGAAGGGCATGGATACCAAGGGTGGTGCTCAGATTATCAAAGCCGACGTGCCTCTGTCGGAGTTGTTCGGCTACGTAACCGACCTGCGCACGCTGTCGTCGGGCCGTGCCTCGGCTTCGCTTACTTTCTCGCACTACGAGGTTGTCCCGCAAAACATGGCAGATGCCATCATTGCTAAAATTAAAGGCGGTAAATAGTTTCCTTTCAGCTTGTCACACCCTGAGGCAATCGGCCTCTAAAAACCATGAACCAGAAAATCAGAATCAAGCTGAAAAGCTACGACCACAATTTGGTCGATAAATCGGCCGAGAAAATCGTGAAAGCGGTTAAAGCGACCGGTGCTATTGTAAGTGGTCCTATTCCGTTGCCCACGGAAAAGGAGAAGTACACCGTACTGCGCTCGCCCCACGTGAACAAGAAGAGCCGGGAGCAATTCCAGCTTTGCACGTACAAGCGTTTGGTTGACATTTTCTCGACCAGCAGCAAGACGGTTGACGCGCTGATGAAGCTGGAATTGCCCA from Hymenobacter psoromatis includes the following:
- a CDS encoding 30S ribosomal protein S12, producing MPTINQLVRKGREALTTKSKSPALDSCPQRRGVCTRVYTTTPKKPNSAMRKVARVRLTNGKEVNAYIPGEGHNLQEHSIVLIRGGRVKDLPGVRYHIIRGALDTAGVSGRLQRRSKYGAKRPKPGQPAAAAGKGGKGAPAKKK
- a CDS encoding 30S ribosomal protein S7, giving the protein MRKSKPKKRILLPDPKFKETLVTRFVNYMMYDGKKNLAYTIFYDAVEQVESRTKESGLEMWRKALNNVMPTVEVKSRRVGGATFQVPIEVRADRRIAVGSKWLIQYARRRGEKTMKDKLAGEIIAAAKGEGAAVKKKDDTHRMAEANKAFSHFRF
- the fusA gene encoding elongation factor G (EF-G; promotes GTP-dependent translocation of the ribosome during translation; many organisms have multiple copies of this gene), which produces MAVNKELQYLRNIGIMAHIDAGKTTTSERILYYTGKTHKIGEVHDGAATMDWMEQEQERGITITSAATTTFWNYPTDAQGNSIPDTHQYKINLIDTPGHVDFTVEVERSLRVLDGAVALFCAVSGVEPQSETVWRQADKYSVPRICFVNKMDRAGADFFKAVAEIKEKLGANPVPLQIPIGAEDTFKGVVDLLTGKAIVWDDATEGKSYNEVPVPEDLVDTVAEWREKLIESVAEYDDTLMEKFFEDPESITREEMMVVIRKAVIDMKFSPVLCGSAFKNKGVQTMLDAVMAYLPSPLDMPAVIGTNPDNGAEVERHPDNSEPFTALAFKIATDPYVGRLCFFRCYSGVLNGGSYVLNNRTGKKERISRLMQMHSNKQNQIDSIQAGDIAAGVGFKDIKTGDTLTDEKSPLVLESMSFPEPVIGYAIEPKTQADVDKMGMAIAKLIEEDPTLRVNTDTETGQTILRGMGELHLEIIIDRMRREFKVEINQGAPQVAYKEILTKKVDHRETYKKQTGGRGKFGDIEFELGPKETEPEKPGFEFDNAIVGGVIPREFIAPIQKGFEEAMKQGPLAGFPIEGMKVKLYHGSFHDVDSDALSFELAARGGFREAARKAGPKLLEPIMAVEVVCPDEYTGPVTGDLNRRRGLMKGMDTKGGAQIIKADVPLSELFGYVTDLRTLSSGRASASLTFSHYEVVPQNMADAIIAKIKGGK
- a CDS encoding 30S ribosomal protein S10; this translates as MNQKIRIKLKSYDHNLVDKSAEKIVKAVKATGAIVSGPIPLPTEKEKYTVLRSPHVNKKSREQFQLCTYKRLVDIFSTSSKTVDALMKLELPSGVDVEIKV